The genomic window GGCGCTGCGCAAACAGCGTCCCCAGACCACTGCCGGCATACTCCAGGTCGATATCGGTCGCGGCGAATGCGAACGACATGTTCGATGCCTGCGTGGGCACATCGATATGCTCGAACAATGCCTTGAGCTGCGGGTAATTGGGCTCGTTGTAGACAATGAAACCGGTATCCACGGGGATCGAACCCTCAGGCAGATCGCAGGCCACCGTGTTGCTGTGACCGCCGAGCCGGTCGGCCGCCTCGAACAGCGTGACCTCGTAGCGTTGCGAGAGGAGCCAGGCGGCACCAATACCGGCGACACCGCCGCCGACTACCGCGATTTTCCGAGATTCCATGCAAAACTCACTGTTGGTTGAGGCGCCACATTCTACAGCCTTTGCGGGCGGTCGGCGGCGCGGTATCTTGACCGCTGACAGATGACATTCGCCCTCATGACACCGGAGTAGACCGTGACCCCCACGCGTGAATTCACCCCGCTCAATCTGGCGGTGCTGACCATCTCCGATACCCGGTGCCCGGATGACGACCGTTCGGGGCAGCTGCTGGCGGAGCTGGCGGAGGCCGATGGCCACCGCATCACCGGCCGCTCGATCGTCACAGACGACCGTTATGCGATCCGGGCGGCGGTTTCGGTCTGGATCGCGGATGCGGCGGTGAACGCGGTGATCTGCACCGGTGGGACCGGATTCAGCCAGCGCGACGTCACACCGGAAGCGGTTGAAGTGCTCTTTGATCGCGGGGTGCCTGGCTTTGGCGAGCTGTTCCGGCAGCTATCGTACGCAACTGTCGGCACCTCGACCCTGCAATCGCGGGTTATCGCGGGCATTGCCAACCACACCTTGATCGCGGCACTGCCCGGGTCTCCCGGTGCCTGTCGGGATGGTTGGCAGGGCATCCTCCATGAGCAGCTCGATGTCCGCCATCGCCCCTGCAACCTCGCCGAGCTCGCCCTCGGGGTCTGATGGCGGCCGTGCACCAGCAACGCCCCCGCGGTCAGATGCGGCGGCGGATCCTGCGTCTGGCCGCCGACTGGCTCCAGCAGCGCGGTTATCACGGTTTCAGCTTCGCCCAGCTGGCAGAGGCACTCGAGGTGCGGAGCAGCGCCATCCACTATCACTTCCCGACCAAAGCGGATCTGGCCACCGCTCTGTTCCGCCAGTACCGTGAAGCGTTTGCCCGGTGGCGGGCGCAGATGGCGGATAGCCGCTTCGATGCCGGCGAACAGATCGAGCGCTTCGTCGATCTGGAGGCGCGCAACATCGATGGCGAGCAGGTCTGTCCGCTGGGGGTCGCTGCGGTGGAGTATGCCAGCCTGCCTGCCGGCGCCTGTGCCGAGGCCGAGGCCCTGTGCGACGACCTGCTCGACTGGCTCACGGCGACACTGATCGATGGTCGAGCGGCAGGACGGCTCGATTTCCCCGGTGAGGCCGGCGATCAGGCCCGGGCGCTCATGGCGGCGGCGCAGGGCGGTCTGCAGCTCGCTCGCGTTCATGGTCGCAGCGACTTTGCTGCGGTGCGCCGGGCGATCCTCGCGGGGCTGATCTCAGAGGGCGTCTGAGGCGTGGTTCTGCTAGGATTTGGGCCATGAATGATCTGATTATTGCGCCCTCGATTCTCGCCGCTGATCTCGCCTGTCTGGGCGAGGAAGTCGATCATGTTCTGCGCGCCGGTGCCGACTGGGTGCACTTCGATGTCATGGATAACCACTACGTGCCCAACCTCAGTTTCGGTCCGGTGGTCTGCCAGGCACTGCGCCGATATGG from Spiribacter curvatus includes these protein-coding regions:
- the moaB gene encoding molybdenum cofactor biosynthesis protein B, translated to MTPTREFTPLNLAVLTISDTRCPDDDRSGQLLAELAEADGHRITGRSIVTDDRYAIRAAVSVWIADAAVNAVICTGGTGFSQRDVTPEAVEVLFDRGVPGFGELFRQLSYATVGTSTLQSRVIAGIANHTLIAALPGSPGACRDGWQGILHEQLDVRHRPCNLAELALGV
- a CDS encoding TetR/AcrR family transcriptional regulator, producing MAAVHQQRPRGQMRRRILRLAADWLQQRGYHGFSFAQLAEALEVRSSAIHYHFPTKADLATALFRQYREAFARWRAQMADSRFDAGEQIERFVDLEARNIDGEQVCPLGVAAVEYASLPAGACAEAEALCDDLLDWLTATLIDGRAAGRLDFPGEAGDQARALMAAAQGGLQLARVHGRSDFAAVRRAILAGLISEGV